CGCCCCCGCGACCATGAGGAACCCGGCGTAGCTGAGCGTGAGCTTGAGCCGGACGCTCACGGGGCGTCGATGCGGTAGCCCACGCCCGGCACCGTGGCGATGACCCCGGGCTCGCCCAGGCGCTTGCGCAGCCCCGAGATCGTGATGCGCACGGCGTTGGTGAACGGGTCGGCGTGCTCGTCCCAGGCCTGGCGCAGCAGGTCCTCGGCGCTCACGACGCCGCCCTCGGCGGCGACGAGGACCTCGAGCACCGCGAACTGCTTGCGCGTGAGGGCGATGTAGCGGCCGTCGCGGAAGACCTCGCGCCGGAAGGGGTCGACCCGCAGGCCCGCCACCTCACGCACCGGCGGCCGGCTGTGCGCCCGGCGGCGGTCCAGCGCGCGCAGGCGCAGGACGAGCTCCTGCAGCTCGAAGGGCTTGGTCAGGTAGTCGTCGGCACCCAGCTCGAACCCCGAGGCCTTGTCGTCGAGCCGGTCGGCCGCGGTGAGCATGAGGATGGGCATCCCGCTGCCCGACGCGACGATCCGCCGGGCGACCTCGTCGCCGGAGGTCCCCGGGACGTCGCGGTCGAGCACCGCGATGTCGTAGTCGTTGACGCCCAGCAGGCGCAGGGCGCTGTCGCCGTCGTGCGCGACGTCGGCGGCGATCGCCTCGAGGCGCAGGCCGTCGCGGATCGCGCCCGCCATGAGCGGCTCGTCCTCGACCACCAGCACCCGCATGCCGCCCGACGCTAACGCGCCGGGCATGTCGTCCGTGTATCGGGAACGCGATACGCGTGGGCAACGCGCGGGCCCGTTCACTGCCCGCCGTGACCTCCGGCGCATCAGCACGAACGACGACCGGCCACGTCCGGATCCGCTGGCTCCGTGTGGCCCTGCTGCTCACCGGCCTCGCGGCGGCGGTGGCGGCGCTCAGCCACCTGCAGGTCCCCGATGCCGCGTCGTCCCTGACCTCCGGGACGCCGCTCGAGGCGCTGCGCGAGGACGGGCACGACGATGCGCACGGGACGGCCGCGGGCGCGGTGCCCGACGGCACCTCGGCCTTCGACGACCACGTGCCGGGGGTGGCCAAGCTCGACCCCGAGCTCCTGGGCGCGCTGCGCCAGGCGGCGAGCGCCGCGCAGGGCGAGGGCGTCGGCCTCCTCGTCGACAGCGGCTGGCGCTCGCCGGCCTACCAGCAGCGGCTGCTGGAGGAGGCCGTCGCCAAGTACGGCTCGGCCGCCGAGGCCGGGCGCTGGGTCGCGACCCCGGCGACGTCCGCGCACGTCGCCGGCGAGGCGGTCGACGTCGGCCCGCCCGCGGCGGCGGCGTGGCTGGGCCAGCGCGGAGCGGCGTTCGGCCTGTGCCAGGTCTACCGCAACGAGCCCTGGCACTTCGAGCTGCGTCCCGGCACGGCCGACCACGGGTGCCCGCCGCTGTACGCCGACCCGACCGAGGACCCGAGGATGCAGCCGTGAGCCGCGCGCTCCACGGCCTGGCCGCCACCGTGCTCGCCGCGCTCGCGGTGGCCGGGTGCTCGGGCGGCGGCGGGCAGGACGACCCCGTCACGGTGAGCGGCTCGCCGGGGGGCGGCACGGGCGGCGGCGCGACGGCGCCGAGCCAGGACCGGGCCGTGCGCTTCGCCACGTGCATGCGCGAGCACGGCGTGCCGGACTTCCCGGACCCCGACCCGTCGGGCGAGCTGACGCTCGACGGGGTCGTCAACGGGTCGTCCATCGACACCGACAGCCCGGCCTGGACGGGCGCGCTGCGGCGCTGTCGCGACCTGCAGCCCGCCGGCTTCGCCGGACGCCGGCGCAGCAGCGAGCAGCAGGAGGGAGCGCTGCGCTTCGCGCAGTGCATGCGCGAGCACGGCGTCTCCGACTTCCCGGACCCCACGCCCGGCGCCCCGCTGATCGACACGTCGCGCATCCCCTCCGCCAGGGGCCGCGGCGCGCGCGAGAT
The DNA window shown above is from Conexibacter sp. SYSU D00693 and carries:
- a CDS encoding response regulator transcription factor; the encoded protein is MRVLVVEDEPLMAGAIRDGLRLEAIAADVAHDGDSALRLLGVNDYDIAVLDRDVPGTSGDEVARRIVASGSGMPILMLTAADRLDDKASGFELGADDYLTKPFELQELVLRLRALDRRRAHSRPPVREVAGLRVDPFRREVFRDGRYIALTRKQFAVLEVLVAAEGGVVSAEDLLRQAWDEHADPFTNAVRITISGLRKRLGEPGVIATVPGVGYRIDAP
- a CDS encoding M15 family metallopeptidase, producing MALLLTGLAAAVAALSHLQVPDAASSLTSGTPLEALREDGHDDAHGTAAGAVPDGTSAFDDHVPGVAKLDPELLGALRQAASAAQGEGVGLLVDSGWRSPAYQQRLLEEAVAKYGSAAEAGRWVATPATSAHVAGEAVDVGPPAAAAWLGQRGAAFGLCQVYRNEPWHFELRPGTADHGCPPLYADPTEDPRMQP